A single genomic interval of Granulicella tundricola MP5ACTX9 harbors:
- a CDS encoding glycosyltransferase family 4 protein, which yields MRVLIPMVSGGAGPDGVGRHAINVVRCLLRLDEIKAVDLVVGRWQLSYVESLLGATDPRLKLLVAETGRSSPARNLWYYNRLPGLAKERRSSLIHVTYPVPLHQRGLPCPVVVTLHDLYPYDVAANFGYPKVLINRLILEQCLSAADAIACVSDSTLERLMIRRPALRGKSLRVYNCVEPHTACSLDVQESKPCRPFILAVSQHRHNKNLPLTLAVFHRLLRADPSLMLVLVGRQGPETSALKASLESSGLASSVIMLESISEDNLQWYYRNARCLLATSINEGFGLPVAEAMLAGCPVACSDIAAFREIGDGYCSFVSLGAAQEDGFVAAFHQMMKQPRPVPATMPQLSSGSIAGRYAQLYRGLLDATAQGVETALQFSRENGGAA from the coding sequence ATGAGAGTCCTGATCCCCATGGTATCCGGAGGCGCGGGGCCTGATGGCGTTGGCCGTCATGCGATCAACGTCGTCCGCTGCCTGCTGCGCCTTGATGAGATCAAGGCTGTCGATCTTGTCGTCGGCAGATGGCAACTGAGCTATGTCGAGTCGTTGCTGGGCGCAACCGATCCCAGGCTGAAGCTGCTCGTCGCTGAGACGGGGCGCTCTTCGCCCGCGCGAAACCTCTGGTACTACAACCGGCTGCCGGGACTGGCGAAGGAGAGGCGCAGCAGTCTAATCCACGTCACCTATCCTGTGCCGCTCCATCAACGCGGGCTACCCTGCCCTGTCGTGGTGACGCTCCACGATCTCTACCCCTATGACGTGGCCGCGAACTTCGGCTACCCCAAGGTTCTGATCAATCGCTTGATTCTTGAGCAATGCCTGTCCGCGGCCGATGCCATCGCATGCGTTTCAGACAGTACGCTGGAGCGGCTTATGATCCGGAGGCCGGCTCTGCGTGGCAAATCACTGCGCGTCTACAACTGCGTGGAACCGCATACCGCTTGCTCTCTGGACGTGCAGGAATCCAAGCCATGCAGACCATTTATCCTTGCCGTGTCGCAGCATCGTCATAACAAAAACCTTCCGCTGACGCTTGCCGTCTTCCATCGACTCCTTCGCGCCGATCCCTCGTTGATGCTTGTCCTGGTAGGCCGGCAAGGGCCTGAGACGAGCGCCTTGAAAGCGTCGTTGGAGAGCTCGGGATTAGCGTCAAGCGTGATTATGCTGGAGAGTATCTCTGAGGACAACCTGCAGTGGTACTACCGCAACGCACGCTGCCTTCTGGCCACGTCTATCAATGAAGGCTTTGGATTGCCGGTAGCGGAGGCGATGCTTGCAGGTTGTCCCGTGGCCTGCTCGGACATTGCTGCATTCCGTGAGATTGGCGACGGTTACTGCAGCTTTGTCTCGCTGGGGGCGGCACAGGAAGACGGCTTCGTCGCTGCGTTTCATCAGATGATGAAGCAACCGCGGCCCGTGCCGGCTACGATGCCTCAGCTCTCATCAGGCAGCATCGCAGGACGTTACGCCCAGCTTTACCGTGGTCTTCTGGACGCGACCGCCCAGGGCGTAGAGACCGCGCTGCAGTTCAGCAGAGAGAACGGCGGTGCCGCGTGA
- a CDS encoding glycosyltransferase family 2 protein yields the protein MRTPSSLPLISIVTPSLNQAAFLGEAVESVRTQAYPAYQHIVLDGGSSDGSVEILREAGANACLQWRSHPDGGQSAALNEGFQKAEGEIIGWLNADDRYRPGCFEAVTRAFAEHPETDVLYGDYTFMDEAGRHLELRREIEFSHFILKYCHTLYIPTTSTFFRRRVFDEGHFLKNELHYAMDLEFFMRLAEAGYRFRHLPEVLADFRMHAASKSTQFVDRQRLEHRQVVLQATPLAQHIQPMWARNVAATLLQFPADALRYTEKLLRGFYFDREVRDIAIPSQSLEVERP from the coding sequence ATGAGAACTCCCTCCTCTCTTCCCTTAATCTCCATCGTGACCCCGTCGCTGAATCAGGCTGCCTTTCTGGGCGAAGCCGTCGAGAGCGTGCGAACGCAGGCGTATCCCGCGTACCAGCACATAGTGCTCGACGGCGGCTCGAGCGATGGCAGCGTGGAGATTCTGCGCGAGGCCGGTGCGAATGCGTGTCTGCAATGGAGATCGCACCCGGACGGGGGACAGAGCGCTGCGCTCAACGAAGGCTTTCAAAAGGCGGAAGGCGAGATTATCGGCTGGCTGAATGCGGATGACCGGTATCGCCCAGGCTGCTTTGAAGCAGTCACACGGGCTTTCGCGGAGCACCCCGAGACCGACGTTCTTTATGGTGACTATACCTTCATGGATGAAGCAGGCAGGCATCTGGAGTTGCGCCGTGAGATTGAGTTCAGCCACTTCATCCTGAAGTACTGCCACACCCTTTACATTCCGACGACCTCTACCTTCTTCCGGCGGCGCGTCTTTGATGAGGGACATTTTCTTAAGAACGAACTGCACTACGCGATGGACCTTGAGTTCTTCATGCGGCTGGCGGAGGCGGGCTATCGCTTTCGTCATCTACCGGAGGTGCTGGCCGACTTCCGAATGCATGCGGCCAGCAAGAGCACCCAGTTTGTCGATCGGCAACGTCTAGAACATCGCCAGGTTGTCCTGCAGGCTACCCCGTTGGCTCAACATATTCAGCCCATGTGGGCTCGTAATGTCGCGGCGACACTGCTGCAGTTCCCGGCGGACGCCCTCCGCTACACCGAGAAGCTGTTACGTGGCTTCTACTTTGATCGTGAAGTGAGAGACATTGCAATACCTTCCCAGAGCCTGGAGGTCGAGCGCCCATGA
- a CDS encoding O-antigen ligase family protein: MISTLTNTQLTRVETGSSALSMAGFVGLYFGVRACLVFLFFQSEPQNGAILSILLNLGLLVVVAFYAAGPGKMNWGAAMRVWPFRFVLLYLGLSLASLAWTEAQSAAVAGGYWLALAADVALVLLVLKADPTAASSDSLLKGFVYGVGLLAVVAWLSPAQADLRIGDDDFLSPNVIGFECAMGTLLCQYLAPQGARWKWLGVALAVTLMRSLSKTSIIAFLVAESFYLLRTNALSRANKIAIVSGALFTAIVFSGFFMAYYTVYTNAGTQAETLTGRTSIWLVAGGLALEEPWLGHGFHSFHSVVPIFGTFQAWHAHNEWLQQFFSYGIAGVALVAALYISLFRQLRRHALDPLGGVFRALLLLVFVRSFVDTERFDISLPLWMITLVSLTLAQTQEAAI, from the coding sequence ATGATCTCCACCCTGACCAACACGCAACTCACACGGGTCGAGACAGGCTCGAGTGCTCTTTCAATGGCGGGCTTTGTGGGTCTGTACTTCGGCGTACGCGCCTGTCTCGTATTTCTGTTCTTTCAGTCAGAGCCTCAGAACGGTGCCATTCTCAGCATTCTCCTCAACCTCGGTTTGCTTGTGGTCGTGGCCTTCTACGCCGCAGGACCGGGGAAGATGAACTGGGGGGCAGCCATGCGGGTCTGGCCGTTCCGATTTGTGCTGCTCTACCTGGGCTTGTCGCTTGCGAGCCTGGCGTGGACTGAAGCTCAATCCGCTGCAGTGGCAGGTGGATACTGGCTGGCACTCGCAGCCGACGTTGCACTGGTGCTCCTGGTCCTCAAAGCGGACCCCACCGCAGCGTCCTCCGATTCACTGCTGAAAGGCTTTGTCTACGGAGTTGGACTGCTGGCAGTCGTTGCATGGCTTTCGCCAGCGCAGGCCGACCTCCGCATTGGAGACGATGACTTTCTAAGCCCCAATGTCATTGGCTTCGAATGTGCCATGGGAACGCTGCTTTGTCAGTACCTCGCCCCGCAGGGAGCGCGATGGAAGTGGTTGGGCGTCGCACTGGCCGTGACGTTGATGCGCAGCCTCAGCAAAACCTCCATCATTGCGTTTCTTGTTGCGGAAAGCTTCTACCTTCTGCGGACCAATGCGCTGAGCCGGGCCAACAAGATCGCAATCGTCAGCGGAGCGCTGTTCACCGCGATCGTATTCTCAGGGTTCTTCATGGCCTACTACACCGTGTATACCAACGCGGGAACTCAGGCGGAGACGCTAACCGGGCGCACCTCAATCTGGCTGGTCGCAGGTGGGCTTGCGCTGGAGGAGCCATGGCTTGGCCATGGGTTTCATTCCTTCCACAGCGTCGTGCCGATCTTCGGCACGTTCCAGGCCTGGCATGCGCATAATGAGTGGCTACAGCAGTTCTTCAGCTACGGCATCGCAGGCGTGGCCCTGGTGGCCGCACTCTATATAAGCCTATTCCGTCAGCTTCGGCGGCACGCGCTTGACCCGCTGGGCGGAGTGTTTCGTGCGTTGCTGCTGCTCGTTTTCGTTCGCAGCTTTGTGGATACAGAACGCTTCGACATCTCCCTCCCTTTGTGGATGATCACGCTCGTATCGCTGACGCTGGCACAGACGCAGGAGGCGGCCATATGA
- a CDS encoding lipopolysaccharide biosynthesis protein — protein sequence MRAHLSNSMYGMLDYIAQPAAMLLAAPMLLHHLGVARYGVWLIASAAVGAGTVVSSGFGDAVIQRVATLRATDDLAGIRRVVANMLALNLALGGALALTLWAVVPFAAVRITHVEPRLYHDCVWALRIGAALIVVKAVESVFISSQRAFERYAPAVKIGIAMRLIAVGLAASLGAEGYGVAVLMIGTLVLTCLGVAAQACALRRHLGPGLTWPAFDRTVSRQLTSFGGFSWLQAVSGVIFSQADRLLLGTTLGASAVAYYGICVQVAQPIHGLTSAGLHFLFPHLASRSALETHTELGRPIAKAFLLNLAGAGVLLALVLAVGPWAIKSWIGPVFVTDSATLLPEIALSFGLLALNITAHYTLMAFGRVRIVTAANMVGGGLMLVAMTLLIPHRGVQGAALARLWYGPVTCLMYLPLLYLLRRPAARTLVVMGGEST from the coding sequence ATGAGGGCACATCTCTCCAATTCGATGTACGGCATGCTGGACTATATCGCTCAGCCTGCCGCCATGCTGCTGGCCGCGCCCATGCTGCTGCATCACCTGGGCGTAGCGCGGTATGGTGTGTGGCTGATTGCCAGTGCGGCTGTGGGGGCGGGGACGGTTGTCTCCTCCGGCTTCGGCGATGCGGTGATCCAACGCGTGGCGACGCTGCGAGCCACGGATGATCTTGCCGGTATCCGGCGCGTCGTGGCCAACATGCTTGCGTTGAATCTCGCGCTGGGCGGCGCACTGGCACTGACGCTTTGGGCTGTCGTCCCTTTCGCCGCGGTCCGCATAACCCATGTAGAGCCGAGACTTTATCACGACTGTGTGTGGGCGCTTCGGATCGGCGCTGCGCTCATCGTCGTGAAGGCCGTGGAGAGTGTCTTCATCAGCTCGCAGAGAGCGTTTGAACGCTACGCCCCGGCGGTAAAGATAGGGATCGCGATGAGGCTGATTGCGGTGGGACTGGCAGCCTCGCTTGGAGCGGAAGGCTATGGCGTAGCGGTGCTAATGATCGGCACGCTGGTGTTGACCTGCCTTGGCGTGGCTGCGCAGGCATGCGCTCTACGGCGTCATCTGGGCCCCGGATTGACCTGGCCTGCGTTCGATCGCACCGTCTCTCGTCAACTCACATCCTTTGGCGGATTCAGCTGGCTTCAAGCTGTCTCCGGCGTGATTTTCAGCCAGGCGGACCGACTGCTGCTGGGGACGACGCTGGGTGCGTCCGCGGTGGCTTACTACGGAATCTGCGTGCAGGTTGCACAACCGATTCATGGCCTGACCTCTGCCGGCCTGCACTTTCTTTTTCCGCATCTGGCCAGCCGTTCCGCCTTGGAGACTCACACCGAGTTGGGCCGCCCTATTGCCAAAGCCTTCCTGCTGAATCTGGCGGGCGCAGGCGTGCTGTTGGCCCTGGTGTTGGCAGTGGGGCCATGGGCGATCAAGAGCTGGATCGGACCTGTCTTTGTCACTGACTCTGCGACATTACTGCCAGAGATTGCTTTGAGCTTCGGCCTGCTTGCACTGAATATCACGGCCCACTACACGCTGATGGCGTTCGGCCGCGTTCGCATTGTGACTGCGGCAAATATGGTTGGCGGAGGTCTCATGCTCGTTGCGATGACCCTGCTGATTCCTCATCGGGGCGTCCAGGGTGCGGCGCTGGCGCGGCTATGGTACGGCCCTGTGACCTGCCTGATGTATCTTCCGCTGCTTTACCTGCTCCGCAGGCCTGCGGCAAGAACTTTGGTAGTGATGGGGGGAGAGAGCACATGA
- a CDS encoding GumC family protein, with protein MRARQANWVANATLLWDKRTRIARTAVISLVAGLAIAFAIPKEYEASARIMPPDQGGGGAALLSALAGHGGGALGSLGSLAGGLLGGHNTSALFVDLLQSGTVSSHLIDRFQLQHAYHKRYRIDTAKYLARHTKIVEDKKSGVISITVEDTQPQRARDLTQAYLEELNKMVTQTSISSARQERIFIERRLQSVQRDLENAQLAMSDFSSSHTTIDIKEQTRAMVDAAAKLQGQLIVGQSELGSLEQIYGDGNVRVRAAQARVSALQKDLKQMSGTDAPLPAQAQKASSDELYPPLRQLPRLAVPYADLYRRVRVQETVFELLTQEYEMARIQEAKDIPVISVIDAPGLPEKKSYPPRLLVALGIMMVSCIAMSALILLRRRWEQMSEADPRKVLMRTVQGTLPLSMRGEGGRTEMETP; from the coding sequence CTGCGAGCCAGGCAGGCCAACTGGGTTGCGAACGCCACGCTGTTGTGGGATAAGCGGACTAGGATTGCGCGAACAGCTGTGATCTCGCTTGTTGCGGGCCTGGCGATCGCGTTCGCTATTCCCAAAGAGTATGAAGCATCCGCGCGCATCATGCCGCCGGATCAAGGCGGAGGCGGTGCGGCTTTGCTGTCAGCGCTGGCCGGACACGGCGGGGGCGCACTTGGAAGTTTGGGCAGTCTGGCCGGAGGTCTGCTGGGAGGGCACAACACCAGTGCACTCTTTGTCGACCTGCTGCAAAGCGGGACCGTCAGCAGCCATTTGATCGATCGTTTCCAGCTTCAACACGCGTATCACAAGCGTTACCGGATCGACACGGCCAAATATCTGGCACGCCATACGAAGATCGTCGAAGACAAGAAGAGTGGCGTGATCTCAATCACCGTCGAAGATACTCAGCCGCAGCGTGCGCGTGATCTCACGCAGGCGTACCTGGAAGAGCTCAACAAGATGGTGACGCAGACAAGCATCTCCTCCGCGCGCCAGGAGAGGATCTTCATTGAGCGGCGGCTTCAATCCGTGCAAAGGGATCTGGAGAACGCGCAGCTTGCGATGAGTGACTTCTCCAGCAGCCATACGACGATCGACATCAAGGAGCAGACGCGCGCGATGGTAGACGCGGCTGCAAAGCTGCAGGGACAGCTCATCGTAGGACAGTCGGAACTCGGCTCACTTGAACAGATCTATGGCGATGGCAACGTGCGGGTGCGGGCAGCGCAAGCACGAGTCTCCGCCCTGCAGAAAGATCTGAAACAGATGAGCGGAACGGATGCTCCGCTGCCTGCGCAGGCGCAGAAGGCATCGAGCGACGAGCTCTATCCTCCGCTGCGTCAACTGCCGCGACTGGCTGTTCCCTATGCCGACCTCTATCGCCGCGTACGCGTGCAGGAGACTGTCTTTGAGCTGCTAACGCAGGAGTACGAAATGGCGCGAATCCAGGAGGCAAAAGACATTCCTGTGATCAGCGTGATCGACGCGCCTGGGCTGCCAGAGAAGAAGTCATACCCGCCACGTCTTCTGGTCGCGCTTGGGATCATGATGGTCTCCTGCATTGCCATGTCAGCATTGATCCTGCTGCGCCGCCGCTGGGAACAGATGAGCGAAGCCGATCCGCGTAAGGTGCTGATGCGCACGGTTCAGGGAACCCTCCCCTTGTCGATGCGAGGCGAGGGTGGACGAACAGAGATGGAGACTCCATGA